The segment aaacgtctggagatccctcatgtcaagtttcatgaagatcggtccagtagttttctctgaatcgctctacacacacacacacacacacacacacattttgcatGGCTACGACAAAGAGGGATGGGACAGTGATTCAtgctggagcaaaacatttaaATCGACTGCTCATTTCCAGCCTTTACGTGAGTGATGAGCGCTGATACACTGCAAGAGAACTCGCTTCTTGCTCCAAAGTTCAGTTTGTTTACGGCTGTTCCAATCGCCTCCCTCGGTAAGATTAAAACATACCActctactacttctctgttaaaggcatactaacgcactcccgtgtttacaaagtgtagtttgcccacaatcgatgtcaaacgcaccataagaccatataatgacgatacgtcaccatgcgcggaccataatacatgcattacagcttgttctagcctctgaaaaagtgaggatgtcaacaaagccgcggtgttctctcccttgcatcaacgttacatgtgttgccaaatctataaataggacgatccagatcaaaatgaaaattcaaatatctcaacatttaaggggtcctagaccacaatattttgcagggaacttaatttagtctgtctgcagctgttggtaaagcaattagcgtgtatagtcatcgagtacatatggctttaaacttgctgatgcaattactttcattttataaaTGTGTGTTTTAAAATAATGGGAgacttgtgtttccttcaagtgagatttttttcttcaaaattacaATTGGAAAACTACTTCCCGCACGATCCCATCAAATTCACTAGGAACTTCCTCTgcgatatcaattgatatacagttcctagttgaccaatgacaacatgtgtttttgtcatgtgatcagtaaaaattCGATAATGGTAAAtataatgacacacacacacacacacacacacacacacacacacacacacacacacacacacacaaacacacacacacactctctctctctctctcacacacacacacacacacacacaattctggTTTGCTCATATAAAATGTTTTAGGAGCCCGTTGATATAATTTCACCAGTGGTTAAAGTATGTTCCCGATATCAGAATATCAGATGGTCGAAAAGTTAGATATGATTATCTTTCGTAGGCATTAAAAGATGATTTTCTGAAGTGCTTAATAAAAGAAACGTTTACATTCCGTTCAaactatgtatgtgtgtatgtatacatgcATCAACTAGGTAGGAACGTCCGTGTCTGTGACTAGAATTAGAACAATGACGTAATACGTGTGAAAAGATATAAAACAACTTGAACGCGTCACGAAGACCTGTGCAGGTCCAAGCGCCCAGAAGCAcgtgggtgttgttgttttcttttaattCTTCTAATGTTAAGTTCCGTTCAACTGATATATATTCGTTGACATTACCGTACCGGTACATACGGATTTTACATGGAAGTTGCAAGACACATTGGTATCCAAGGCTACGTCTAGACTTTATGAATTTCAGCATACAAAATATTCTACTTCTTCGTTATTATAAGTAGTTGTTGTCCTTTGCGTGTGAATATATACACACGTGATTATATTATGTCCATGTCATCAGGCCACCAACACTTTTCTGCAGCGACGAACAAATTAAACTGATGCAGAGTAGGAATGATGTTTCATCAATAAATAGTTCACATTCTTCTTTGACACAACACAAACTTATCAGATGCAAAACCAAATTTTATTCCAATCACAAACATACTTGAAAATCAAAATATAAGCAAAAAAGCAAACTTAGGTCCTGTTAAtggttttgttacatttagtcacgttttgactaaatgttttaacatagacggggaatcgagacgagggtcgtgatgtatgtatgtgtgtatgtatgtgtgtgtgtgtgtgtgtgtgtgtgtgtgtgtgtgtgtgtgtgtgtgtgtgtgtgtgtgtgtgtatacatcgattcagagaaaactactggaccgatcttaatgaaatttgacatgagagtttctgggtataatattcccgcactgtcacgccctcatttttctatcaaatggattgacattttggtaaaGCAAACTTTGACAAAGGCccgactatggtattgcatttcagctttgagggGTAACAATtatttaatgagtttggtcattaaaaatctgaaaattgtaattaaaattattgttttgtaaaacgttccaaaactaatttcatcttattctccattattttctaattccaaaaacatataaatatgttacatttggattaaaaaccagctctgaaaattaaatatatgaaaattatgatgaaAATTAAATGTCGGGaatccctttaaaaacaacttcttcttattccttgtcggttcctggttccaaaaacatatagatatgatatatgtgaattaaaaacaagctcagaaagttaaaaagaacagagatacagaaaagcgagtATACAATCTTGGTGAgagaatgcagtgcgttcagtttcattctgtgagtacgacagcttgactaaatgttgtattttcgcctcacgcgacttgttattcttgtTATCCTCTAATATGGAAATCAATGTAAATACAATTAGATGTATTCCCCCGTCCAGAACAGATGATACAAcgttacatgtgtgtgtgagtgtgtgtatgtgctccAATGCAtatgtgacgtgtgtgtgtgtgtgtgcgtgtgtgtgtgtgtgtgtgtgtgtgtgtgtgtgtgtgtgtgtgtgcgtgtaagcgtgtatgtgtgtgtgtgtgtgtgtgtgtgtatgtgtgtgtatgtgtgtgtgtgtgtgtgtctgtgtgtatgtgtgtgtgcgtgtaagcgtgtatgtgtgtttgtatgtgtgtgtgtgtgtgtgtgtgtgtgtgtgtgcagggcttCTTTAATCCAAACAGCACCAAGCGCCGTTGTTTTGAATCTTGCAAGAAATGAAACGAAAATGTTATCTGAGAGAATCAACAAATAATTATATCACAAaataaatggagaaaaaaaaccattatTCAAAATATAATGAAACAATAATATAGAACCGTTTATCTATATCAGctaaaaatcacacacaaacttCGACAACCATCAACTCGCGACATAAGGCAAAGACACCACCTTCAAACCGAATCAGCCAGAGGCGTTGCAGCTGGCAGGGATGGCAGCCGCGTTGGAGTCGACGAAGCCACAGACCTTGGCCACAGGGTTGAAGAAGAGAGAGGCAGGATGACACACTACTCCGGTGGCCTGCTGGTGGACACAGCGGTAGTAGGCGTGGTGGTCGCATGGGTCGGGCAAGTAGTTGTCAGAGGCAGAGCAGGTGACTGTTGGGCCGGAGGTTCGTGTCGAGGCCTTGGCCTTCTTGATGCACGTGTAGTGACTCTGGGACCAGATGGTAGACGGTGCGCAGGCCTTCACCCAGGCTTTGCCCCACTCGTCACACTGGATGAACCTGAAGGTTGTGTGAAAGTCAGAATATTAGTATAAAGACATCATGGGGTGGTCCCGCGGGACCACACTGGATGAAACTGCCGATCACGCCAGTGTCAAAGGACTAGCTAACAGAATTCATACAGTGATCTGTGTAGTTATATGTTTCATGATTTGTGTAAAGATCTGTGTACAGATCTGTGTGGAGGTCCTGATACCAGGCCAAGCTGCAGCTTTCAAACAAGTGTCAACGTATtggcttactgagtttgtttagGGATCCGTGATGTAATTATGGGACCAGACTGTGGAAGAGACAAAAAAAAGTTAGTCCATATTTTGCCCAATGCACCACACAGGTTGTTACTGCAGATTACACCAGTGTCAATCGATCAGCATGAAATATTAATTTAGTGATCTCTGTAGTGGTCCTGAGACAAGATCGAAAAGGGCGCTCAAAGCGCCATCCAGGCGTTTCCCTCCTCATGATTAACGTAATGGTGACTGACGTTTTATTTCTGAAGCTTTGCACTACAAGCTGTTTAGTGACAGTGTAACTTCAAATGTCATCAAGCTTTGCCGTTACTTCTATGGGAGGTCAGTTCAAATCCTGGGATTTCAGACTTGGCTTTACATGCTCGACAGGAAAGCCTGTTCGACTTCAAACATTTGAAGCTTTGCCCTCAACCCTGTAGCGTGACTGTTTGATACGTAATGAAGAGCTTTGCCTTACCACTGTACAAGGAGATGGACAGCATGCATTGAAATGATATGAAGCTTTGCATTGAAAGCTTTAGGGGGACCATTTGacttaaaaaaaaggaaacaatagTGGTATTGGTTACAACGAATTCTTCTCTTGGTCAAAGAATCTTCTAGTGACACAACAAAAAAGAGTACTTAATGTCTATAATTAATAATGTTACCAGATAAAAAATCAAAATGGACGCAACTCACGGGTCATAAGCCATTACCAAACATTTTTGTAAAGGCGTTAAGTAACTGTGTTTAATATTGTGAAAGCAGTTTCATCGTCCTTTAAAGGGAGATAATACAATTTTGACAGGTAGGAAGTAAGACATATCAATTATTTCCCACCGATCTGctacaaaataaacacaaaatacCTTCTTATCATACAATGAAGATACAGAATTAGACGACATATGTGTTGAGAGCGATGGAGGTAGCCGGTGGAAACTATTAATATTTGGGTTCATCCGGGTGGTGTTTAGAATATGTTCAGTTGACTTTTAGAAACATTCCAACTCATTAAAAGGATTtggtgttttgctttgttttgtatgAGCGGTATTTGTAATAACTATGTCTCTCATGACTTTTAGAAACATGTGAAGCTATTTAAAAGACTCACTTGGCTTCGTCGgagctgtgtgtgtgatagaactCGTTTTTGGCCAAAGCCCTGACTGTGCACGGGTTGCCAACGTTACTGGACACAGGTGGCACTGGCGTATAACTGGTAGAGTTAGTAGAGTTACGGTCTTGTTCGTTGGCTTGTGGCGTACTAGCTCCACCAGGGGAGGTAAACCCACACTCACGCGTCCGGGTGTTAAAAGTGACTCCCCTTGGGCAAAGTGTGATGTAGTTGTTGCCcttcatgtcacactgaaaTGGCAAGAATACGGCACTGAGTTTATGAAGTTTAAAAAAGTTTcaattcaaaaataaaaatatgactCTGAGTGTATGAAGTGAAATGAAGGTTCCAAGGGTAAAAACATGGCACTGAGGTTTTTTCACTGGCAGAACATGGCACATGTAAAAACATGGTACTGAGTTTAGGAAGTTAAAAGTGGGTTTCAATTATAAAAAcgtgtaatcaggttaaaattAGGTTTTAATTCAGAGATAGAAACATGATATTCTGACAGACATTCCAACAGAAACACCAGCAGAGGCCAAAGTCTCCTCATTCATCTTCTACACGTCACGAGGGTTGCAAGCTGCATCATGCACTTCTGGAATGTCAACAATGGAAGTTACAGTGAACTCCACAGTCAAACAGGAATAAATACAAGCATTATATCCTACCTGCAAGAACTTGGTGGGGTCATAGGGGTAGGGGTGTCTCAACAGACCCTTCTCCAGATTGCTGGTCGTGCATGGGTTGTCAACAGGATAGTCGGAATCCACTTCTGCAAGACCGACATTTATAGCAATGTATTACTCTATGCAAATCATTGTATGGGAAAATACATAACATCTATAATCTGAAATAAAAAGCATCCCAAGAAAAGAAACATTGAACTGGTACCCAACACGCCGTTTTGTGAAATACAAGGAGAGAATTCCCCGTGAAAGTACAGAAGTGATCCAGAAAAGGTACCGATTAAGTCCTCAATAAATCATCTAAACTCAAATCTCTTGCACAACCTCTTGAACATCTTGAATACAAAAGGGTGTTATAAAGTTGCAATTGTTTTACCTTTAAATTGTCTTTGTCACCCAATCACCATTCTCAACTAGTTAAtcaacaaatagaagaaaacaaagcaaagcaCGCAAAAAGAGCAGTTAACAGAGAAACATCCATCGCACCCATGCATGCACTCCTCCAAACATTCAGCAAGAAGTGCATCTATTTAGgccatccattcatccatcaGTATCCTGAGAACTTACTTTTGTCACATAGCTTTGCCTTAACCACGTCACTGTTGGTGCAGGGTCGACGGACCCCGTTCTCTTTACAGATCACAGTGATTTCTGCGGAAAGTACATTTTATAAAAATTATCTTAACAATGATAAGATTTTAATGTTGTTATAAATAAGCACGGTTCAACGACACAGAAAGCAGTTTCAGGGCCCCTTAAATACAATCGTACACAAACATATTTGAGATAAAAATTCAACCTTTCACACATACCAAAATGtcaggtatatatatatgtcacagtggaaatgagaatccagtgagattccgaatcgcactagtggagattggaattccagtttgcactagggcaaactagaattctcatctccactggatatttgttagtgaagattggaattccagtttgccctagtgcaaacgggaatccagtttcagtggagatgggaattccagttttcactaggggaaataggaattggggaaaataatgtgttcaaaggtttataattgttgttaaaaccatttcatcttgagtcactcatgactttaaggcttactcattgcaggtattgaaatgcagaaataaaaataaacattattgaattgatataatcGAACAACACAGAGTAATTGCGCACAATAAGGTTTTATTATCAATATCATTAAATCATATCACAAAGTTAAAAGTTTATATAAGATgaagcatgagagagagagagagagagagagagagagagagagagagagagagagagagagagagagagagagagagagagagagagagagagagagagtattattgtattgtattgtaaaaccATGTTGGGATTTTTGTCCGGGGCTAGAATGCAGACACGCTTCAATCTTGTACTTTTCTTGAGTGATACAAAAtgcatcttttttgtttgtatccAAAGATTCAAGATGCTACTCCAAAAGAATATACAATTTCTCCTTTTGCTCCATGATCCACTCTCTGAGTCAGTTTAGCAGAAAACAAACTGCGGCAAGTCAACATGTCTAACTGAGTGGAGAAGACTAGTGTTCACTCTTTCTTTAGGACTAAGAGTTCACAAAAGAAGTGAGAAggccagacagatagacgacTGAGTGAACGTTCAGTAGTGGTggttttacaatacaatacaatagtaCTGTCGGCTCTGATGGCCgaggccatctctctctctctctctctctctctctctctctctctctctctctctctctctctctctctctctctctctctctctctctctctctctctctctctctcttgcttcaTCTTATATAAACTTTTAACTTTGTGATATGATTTTAtgatattgataaaaaaaaacttattgtgcgcaattactctgtgttgttcgattatatcaattcaataatataatatttttatttctgcatttcAAACCTGCAATGAGTAAACCGTAAAGTCATGAATGactcaagatgaaatggttttaacaacaattataaacctttgaacacattatttcccccaattcctatttcccctagtgaaaactggaattcccatctccactgaaactggattctcgtttgcactagggcaaactggaattccaatcttcactaacaaatatccagtggagatgagaattctagtttgccctagtgcaaactggaattccaatctccactagtgcgattcggaatctcactggattctcatttccactgtgacatatacATAGCACCGACCATGATGAAAATCAAACATAGATTATTACACATTAACAAAATATAGCACCATACAGATTTAAAATAGGCTTGAAGGAAACAAGAAAGAGGCCAACAATattaaagcaacaacaaaatacaagcGAAGTATACCGAACATTTATGTACGTTGACACAGGTCAGTCAGTGAATAAACACGGCAATGGGGTTTTAAAAAATTGCATTTGTTCATTATCACTTTTATTTCTTCGTGTACATCTGCAATAGTACCCTTTCACTTGAGGACAccattaacctttgccgtgcttcctgggttcacctgtacccagagacacactaaaatcattgtaactctggaaccattaaaggtatcgttttgaaattttaagtatctctcacacacctaatttgctctctgtctgcaaatttttagtgtgtacatgacaaaacatcagaattaattgattatgataatttacataaacactaccgatggcgcgggttcacacatacccatacttttaaagagtagtagtgattgtaactatccctctgccgacggcgcgggttctgctacacccataattaccaaagcggcggaacagtgtctgtctgcctgtttgtctccaagagactgtctgtctctctgtttgtctgtccgtatctctctgtctgtatgtctgttgtcagttgctctgtctgtctgtctgtctgtctatccgtctctctgactgtctgtctgtctctgtctctctctctctctgtctgtctctctctctctgtctgtctctctctctgtctctctctctgtctctctctcttagtctctctctctctgtctctctctcttggtctctctctctgtctctatttcttagtctctctctctctctctctctctttcttagtctctctctctctctttcttagtctctctctctcttagtctctctctctctctttcttagtctctcgctctctctctttcttagtctctctctctctttcttagtctctctctctctctttcttagtctctctctctctctttcttagtctctctctctctctcttagtctctctctctctctttcttagtctctctctctctctcttagtctctctctctttcttagtctctctttctctctctctttcttagtctctctctctctctttcttagtctctctctctcttttttagtctctctctctctctttcttagtctctctctctctttcttagtctctctctctttcttagtctctctctctctctagtttcttagtctctctctctctttcttagtctctctctatctctttcttagtctctctctctccctctctctttcttagtctctctctctctctttcttagtctctctctctttcttagtctctctctctctctttcttagtctctctctctttcttagtctctctctctctctttcttagtctctctctctctttcttagtctctctctctctctctttcttagtctctctctttcttagtctctctctctctctctcttagtctctctctctttcttagtctctctctctctcttttagtctctctctctttcttagtctctctttctctcccttagtctctctctctctctttcttagtctctctctctctcttttttagtctctctctctctctctttcttagtctctctctctctctttcttagtctctctctctctctctcttagtctctcttagtctctctctctctttcttagtctctctctctctctcttttagtctctctctctttcttagtctctctttctctctcttagtctctctctctctttcttagtctctctctctctctcttttagtctctctctctctctctttcttagtctctctctttcttagtctctctctctctctttcttagtctctctctctctttcttagtctctctctctctttctttctctctctctctctctctttcttagtctctctctctttcttagtctccctctctctctttcttagtctccctctctctctttcttagtctctttctctctctttcttagtctctctctctctctttcttagtctctctctctctttcttagtctctatctctctctttatttatctctttctctatctttattagtctctctctctctctttctctctttcttagtctctctctctctttcttagtctctctctctttcttagtctctctctctctttcttagtctctctctctctctctttcttagtctctctctatctttcttagtctctctctctttctctctttcttagtccctctctctctttcttagtctctctctcagtctctctctttcttagtctctcactctctttcttagactctctctctctctttcttagtctctctctctctcttttttagtctctctctctctttcttagtctctctctctctctttcttagtctctctctctctcttttcttagtctctctctctctctctctctctctttcttagtctctctctctctctttcttagtctctctctctctctcactctttcttagtctctcagtctctctcagtctctccctccccctctccctccccctctccctcccctgcaagaggtcggtgaagggagaaactcgatgcaaccactgaagtagcgctgtgggtttccctgaacccaccccgtcgttagagaaataaacgataaaaaccctctttcaaatgtatgggttcagacaaacccgcatcgtcgttagaggaataaacggtaaaaaccctctttcaaatgtatgggttcagacaaacccgcatcgtcgggagtgtgtagtcaaaagcggcatccggcaaaggttaaaggtccttgtctacattgttATACccaaatcgccatttgaccattaaaatgcagagtctattatctacaaatatcaacaatacaccccctttcgatcaggaaagacgaagccagtgcagccgtttgaaaattcattgtagtattccagcgtagtactcatagtaggatatccttatttggaaaatgccaagcgcaaaactcctctcaaaccccgtgcatttcgtgcgtttaaaaaaaaaagcgtggacagcgctccagtgtcaaactgttgctgcacttgtttgggcgtggctataagcatagtgacatgaatttaattggtcagtatttttaggcaaagcacatgttctcagcaaacagaaaacaaaatattggaagcgtgagtcacgctacccaaaaataaaatctttttttacatatttttttttctataacttttttccccatggttcattcatcatctgacataactttttagcgaaatctaaccataagattattgaaaaaaagcaaaaatgtagacgaccacctttaagaccAAGCAAGAGTTTTAGattacattgcaggtggcctttcagaATAAGAACTGTACAATTATTAACTAAGAAAGGGACAACAAGTAGCCATTATTGTCATCAATAGGGCcggacatgaccttgacctactTCTAACTCTACTGCTGCTGCTACGTCTACTAATTCTGCGACTGCTGCTGCTTCTATCACTACTATCACTATTATCACTACTGCTACTTCagctactaccactactactactactaccacttctactactactactactactacttctactactactactacaactactactactaccaagAAGATAGCCAACATGCTTTTTTTCGAAGACCACTCCCAATTACTACTACTAggcctactactactaccagcAATACTTAAACTTCTACTACAACAAATACTACTGCAACTGTCGCTGCTTTATTTTTCACATGGGTCCTTCTCTAATGCAAGTTCTCAAAACTATCAAATCAACAACTCTATTACAACATACTTTTCTTTGGGACCACTCCCAAGGTCCAGGTGTAGTTGCTACAGTTCCTCAGAGCGGCAGCGGAGGCAGGCAGGCGTGTTCCGACCACTGAGATGAACAGCGTAGTTCCGCTTGGCAGAGTTTCAGTCACGGTCAGTGTGGCCGGGGCGTCAGGCGTTGCGCGGTAACGGTCATCATGGACAGCCGGACCAGGCTTGGGGTCAGCGGTGGACACGTAGATATCCAGGATTCCGCAGGACGTCGAAGCTTCCTGTGAGAGGAAACCGGAAAGGTGGTGTCAATTCTTGCTGCCCCACGGACATATGTAAAGAGTTGTTGTTCATGCTTATGGAGATGGCTTTGTAATACCGTCCAAGGTTTAGACATCCAGTGGTGCCTGTGTGTCTAAGGGTCTTTATAAAAAGGTGTTGTTCATGTCTATGTAGACGTTGTAGTATTGTCAAAAGGATGATTATGCAGTGGAAACTGCGCTGCAATTTCTGTGCATTGCTTAGACTTCTTGTCAGATTCAATAAAAACAGGACCAAAAATTAAAATCAAGAGGCAAAGCGTTCaaggttctctctctctctctctctctctctctctctctctctctctctctctctctctctctctctctctcttctctctctcttctctctctctctctctctctctctctttccctttgactgtctccgtctctctctctctcattctctctctctttctctctgaatGAACCTGGTACCTACAATGGTTTCTTTGTTGCCTGGGACTTTGGCCtctgctggtgttgttgttgttgtgttagtCAGAGTCCCGTTGACAACTTTGGTTTTTGTTACCTTTATGTTCGCTAGAAAAGAAAAGCATGCATATCCGCATTAAATGTGAAAAGGTAGGTCACCGAGAAAGAGAATCagaaggagaggagagagatcaGGAGTGAAAGAGGATGACGATGAGTGAAGGACAAAAAGGAGGAAGAATAAGAGGAATCGCAGAGTCGGGGGTGGAGAAGGATGCATGTAAGGATGTAGAGaccaagaaagagaagaagtacaagaacaagaacaacaagtcgcgtaaggcgaaaatacaacatttagtcaagtagctgtcgaactcacagaatgaaactgaacgcaatgccatttttcagcaagaccgtatactcgtagcatcgtcagtccaccgctcatggcaaaggcagtgaaattgacaagaagagcggggtagtagttgcgctaagaaggatagcacgcttttctgtacctctctttgttttaactttctgagcgtgtttttaatccaaacatatcatatctatatgtttttggaatcaggaaccgacaaggaataagatgaaagtgtttttaaattgatttcgacaatttaattttgataataatttttatatatttaattttcagagcttgtttttaatccaaatataacatatttatatgtttttggaatcagaaaatgatggagaataagatgaacgtaaatttggatcgttttataaatttttatttttttttacaattttcagatttttaatgaccaaagtcattaattaatttttaagccaccaagctgaaatgcaataccgaagtccgggcttcgtcgaagattacttgaccaaaatttcaatcaatttggttgaaaaatgagagcgtgacagtgccgcctcaactttcacgaaaagccggatatgacgtcataaaagacatttatcaaaaaaatgaaaaaactggggatttcatacccaggaactctcatgtcaaatttcataaagatcggtccagtagtttggtctgaatcgctctacacacacacacagacagacacacacacacacacacacacacacacacgcacgcacgcacatacaccacgaccctcgtctcgattccccctctacgttaaaacatttagtcaaaacttgactaaatgtaaaaagaagagcaagaacaagaatgatgatgatggagaagaacaagaagaaataagtCAATAAAGGAAAAAGAGATGCAAtttcaaaagaacaacaaaacatcgaCGAAGATCAAGACAGC is part of the Littorina saxatilis isolate snail1 linkage group LG15, US_GU_Lsax_2.0, whole genome shotgun sequence genome and harbors:
- the LOC138949179 gene encoding uncharacterized protein — protein: MAFSAACVALVVASVLTLCQGQGQDTTKTPGAFGSSVVDAVVERIRSRCVFSEDRLFLRRVAHVASRDGADSATYRPNFNGGIWKINETMFDATKACSNVYIRSACNNISSSFGIDWPAVTWSDLRKPLYSGLAAALSTLLTLRSQTMPGSITEQADLWVKMYGEQRETFINNADLATTVECKNKMDLLFLLDSSGSVSSSDFQLMLKFAADVIDAMPISTESVLVAGISFSSSVQIHFNFNDYSTKAQARSKMLNINKVSGGTYTYLGLNRAATTLYSSSAGARSDAKKVVVLVTDGRSSSFSATNQSAQALKDLGTTVFAVGVGGYRLNELQAAASDPICSHVLTLISFDHIQAILDGIQKSTCEANIKVTKTKVVNGTLTNTTTTTPAEAKVPGNKETIEASTSCGILDIYVSTADPKPGPAVHDDRYRATPDAPATLTVTETLPSGTTLFISVVGTRLPASAAALRNCSNYTWTLGVVPKKKITVICKENGVRRPCTNSDVVKAKLCDKKVDSDYPVDNPCTTSNLEKGLLRHPYPYDPTKFLQCDMKGNNYITLCPRGVTFNTRTRECGFTSPGGASTPQANEQDRNSTNSTSYTPVPPVSSNVGNPCTVRALAKNEFYHTHSSDEAKFIQCDEWGKAWVKACAPSTIWSQSHYTCIKKAKASTRTSGPTVTCSASDNYLPDPCDHHAYYRCVHQQATGVVCHPASLFFNPVAKVCGFVDSNAAAIPASCNASG